A part of Kitasatospora acidiphila genomic DNA contains:
- a CDS encoding APC family permease, translating to MTDTLRPPTTSPTVTVGTAEAPRKLSRSLGVVGGTLLTLSCVTPASSLFVLVPGLFNSLGTATAMTIGIGAIICVAVAFAYSELGTLIPSAGGEYAMVGTLAGRFAGWLSFIQSLIVVMIVPSVIAVGTAAYLAPIVHVSGPVAGAAVMLASTVAGLLDLRANAWITGIFLVLEVIAAGVVSVLGFAHQQRGISSMFHGVVADGQGHTSGVGLSAIMGAMGVALFVTQGFSTAIYLSEELENPRRNVARTVLWTLGLSCVVIMLPVIAITLGAPDLATLTGGDLSGMVAGWSNSALGTFISLCIALAIINAGIVMVIQNSRVLFASGRDRAWPEPVNKAFGTLNRFGAPWVSTLAVGIPGAVFCFVPNTLLSSITGVAVAALYLLVAVGALLSRRGAHKDVPAWRQPLWPVLPILLIVALGYVITQQDHKALMWTGIITAVSSLYWVFYLRPRQETRWVITLPEDEQV from the coding sequence ATGACCGACACGCTTCGACCGCCCACCACCTCCCCCACGGTGACGGTCGGTACCGCCGAGGCCCCGCGAAAGCTCAGCCGCTCACTCGGCGTCGTGGGCGGCACCCTGCTCACGCTCTCCTGCGTGACCCCCGCCTCCTCGCTCTTCGTGCTGGTGCCGGGCCTGTTCAACTCGCTCGGCACCGCGACCGCGATGACCATCGGGATCGGCGCGATCATCTGCGTGGCCGTGGCGTTCGCCTACTCGGAGCTCGGCACCCTGATCCCCAGCGCCGGCGGTGAGTACGCGATGGTCGGCACCCTGGCCGGGCGGTTCGCCGGCTGGCTGTCGTTCATCCAGTCGCTGATCGTGGTGATGATCGTCCCGTCCGTCATCGCCGTCGGCACCGCCGCCTACCTGGCGCCGATCGTGCACGTCAGCGGCCCCGTCGCAGGTGCCGCGGTGATGCTCGCCTCCACGGTGGCCGGCCTGCTCGACCTGCGGGCCAACGCCTGGATCACCGGCATCTTCCTGGTGCTCGAGGTGATCGCGGCGGGCGTGGTCTCCGTCCTCGGCTTCGCCCACCAGCAGCGCGGCATCTCCAGCATGTTCCACGGCGTCGTGGCCGACGGCCAGGGCCACACCAGCGGCGTCGGGCTCTCCGCCATCATGGGCGCGATGGGCGTGGCGCTGTTCGTCACCCAGGGCTTCTCCACCGCCATCTACCTCTCCGAGGAGCTGGAGAACCCGCGCCGCAACGTGGCCCGCACCGTGCTGTGGACGCTCGGCCTGTCCTGCGTGGTCATCATGCTCCCGGTGATCGCCATCACGCTGGGCGCGCCCGACCTGGCCACCCTGACCGGCGGCGACCTCTCCGGCATGGTGGCCGGCTGGAGCAACTCGGCGCTCGGCACCTTCATCAGCTTGTGCATCGCGCTGGCCATCATCAACGCCGGCATCGTGATGGTGATCCAGAACTCCCGGGTGCTGTTCGCCTCCGGTCGCGACCGGGCCTGGCCGGAGCCGGTCAACAAGGCCTTCGGCACCCTGAACCGGTTCGGCGCCCCGTGGGTCTCCACGCTGGCGGTCGGCATCCCCGGTGCGGTCTTCTGCTTCGTGCCGAACACCCTGCTGAGCAGCATCACCGGTGTCGCCGTCGCCGCGCTCTACCTGCTGGTCGCGGTCGGTGCGCTGCTCTCCCGGCGCGGTGCGCACAAGGACGTGCCGGCCTGGCGCCAGCCGCTCTGGCCGGTGCTGCCGATCCTGCTGATCGTGGCGCTCGGCTACGTGATCACCCAGCAGGACCACAAGGCGCTGATGTGGACCGGCATCATCACCGCGGTCTCCTCGCTCTACTGGGTCTTCTACCTGCGCCCGCGGCAGGAGACCCGCTGGGTGATCACGCTGCCCGAGGACGAGCAGGTCTGA
- a CDS encoding WXG100 family type VII secretion target: MSDGHIKVTFETISNAGQTVRTTAGTIDQQLSDLKAAVARVANSWTGAAKEGYDQRQAIWDQKASDLHSTLLQIATALDKAHESYTSTESANTSMWAG, encoded by the coding sequence ATGTCCGACGGACACATCAAGGTTACGTTCGAGACCATCAGCAACGCCGGTCAGACGGTCCGCACCACCGCCGGCACCATCGACCAGCAGCTGAGCGACCTCAAGGCCGCTGTGGCCCGGGTCGCCAACTCGTGGACCGGCGCGGCGAAGGAGGGTTACGACCAGCGTCAGGCCATCTGGGACCAGAAGGCCTCCGACCTGCACTCCACGCTGCTCCAGATCGCCACGGCGCTGGACAAGGCCCACGAGAGCTACACCTCGACCGAGAGCGCCAACACCAGCATGTGGGCGGGCTGA
- the mycP gene encoding type VII secretion-associated serine protease mycosin produces the protein MVRRGLGRSAAIAAVLALLGATPAAAAGSTGVGVAAAGNCTFPAQDVAEQPWSLQRVMLDQLWPKNAQGQAQDGTGVTVAVIDTGVDPGNPQLGGAGKVVQGPSYLMDKSKNPPAPADGNSLTDTVGHGTKVAGIIAAAHRDKVGFVGLAPGATILSIRQNDDAGDGDVPSLARSISDAVDLGARVINISQDVRDADGNPNFGGSDQLKQAIDKAESHKAVVVAASGNDGVEETTYPAAYPTVLSVGASDRNNERATFSSYGDWVKVAAPGVDMLSTVPKGGQCVDNGTSFATPYVAGVAALLVGAHPDWSAAQVRTRIEQTAQRTEHGSNKYIGWGVVDPVKAVADPTMPADAPTPDPQVRLDTAPILPQPLGLGETQADRNRRTATYVLGTAVLSVALLFGGSVVLRDLRRRRAGR, from the coding sequence GTGGTGAGGCGAGGGCTCGGCCGGTCGGCGGCGATCGCGGCGGTGCTCGCGCTGCTGGGGGCCACCCCGGCGGCAGCGGCCGGTTCAACCGGGGTGGGCGTCGCCGCGGCGGGCAACTGCACGTTCCCGGCCCAGGACGTGGCGGAGCAGCCGTGGTCGCTGCAGCGGGTGATGCTGGACCAGCTCTGGCCCAAGAACGCCCAGGGCCAGGCGCAGGACGGCACCGGTGTGACGGTCGCGGTGATCGACACCGGGGTGGACCCGGGCAATCCGCAGCTGGGCGGCGCGGGCAAGGTCGTGCAGGGCCCCAGCTACCTGATGGACAAGAGCAAGAACCCGCCGGCGCCGGCCGACGGCAACTCCCTGACCGACACGGTGGGGCACGGCACCAAGGTGGCCGGGATCATCGCCGCCGCCCATCGGGACAAGGTGGGCTTCGTCGGCCTGGCGCCCGGGGCGACGATCCTGTCGATCCGCCAGAACGATGACGCCGGCGATGGCGATGTGCCGTCCCTGGCCAGGTCGATCAGCGACGCGGTCGACCTGGGCGCCAGGGTGATCAACATTTCGCAGGACGTCCGGGATGCCGACGGCAACCCCAACTTCGGCGGCAGTGACCAGTTGAAGCAGGCGATCGACAAGGCGGAGAGCCACAAGGCGGTGGTGGTCGCGGCCTCCGGCAACGACGGCGTGGAGGAGACGACCTACCCGGCCGCCTACCCGACGGTGCTGTCGGTCGGCGCCTCGGACCGCAACAACGAGCGGGCCACCTTCTCCAGCTACGGCGACTGGGTCAAGGTCGCCGCACCCGGTGTCGACATGCTCTCCACCGTGCCCAAGGGCGGGCAGTGCGTGGACAACGGCACCAGCTTCGCCACCCCCTACGTCGCCGGGGTCGCCGCCCTGCTCGTCGGGGCCCACCCCGACTGGTCCGCCGCGCAGGTCCGCACCCGGATCGAGCAGACCGCGCAGCGCACCGAGCACGGCTCGAACAAGTACATCGGCTGGGGTGTGGTCGACCCGGTGAAGGCGGTCGCCGACCCCACCATGCCGGCCGACGCCCCGACCCCCGACCCGCAGGTCAGGCTGGACACCGCCCCGATCCTGCCGCAGCCGCTCGGCCTCGGCGAGACCCAGGCCGACCGGAACCGGCGCACCGCCACCTATGTGCTGGGCACCGCCGTGCTGTCGGTGGCGCTGCTGTTCGGCGGCTCGGTGGTGCTGCGCGACCTGCGCCGTCGCCGCGCCGGCCGCTGA